One Spodoptera frugiperda isolate SF20-4 chromosome 30, AGI-APGP_CSIRO_Sfru_2.0, whole genome shotgun sequence genomic window carries:
- the LOC118270042 gene encoding MOB kinase activator-like 1 isoform X2 has translation MRHAAATLGSGNLRLAVMLPEGEDLNEWVAVNTVDFFNQINMLYGTITEFCTEESCAVMSAGPKYEYHWADGHTVKKPIKCSAPKYIDYLMTWAQDQLDDETLFPSKIGVPFPKNFLPMAKTILKRLFRVYAHIYHQHFPEVVQLGEEAHLNTSFKHFIFFVQEFNLIERRELAPLQELIEKLTAKEAR, from the exons ATGCGACATGCAGCCGCCACGCTGGGCTCCGGGAACCTTCGGCTCGCGGTGATGTTACCTGAAGGGGAGGACCTCAATGAGTGGGTTGCCGTTAACA CCGTGGACTTCTTCAACCAGATCAACATGCTGTACGGTACCATCACGGAGTTCTGCACGGAGGAGTCGTGCGCCGTGATGTCGGCGGGGCCCAAGTACGAGTACCACTGGGCAGACGGGCACACCGTCAAGAAGCCCATCAAGTGCTCCGCGCCCAAGTACATCGACTACCTCATGACGTGGGCGCAGGACCAGCTCGACGACGAAACTCTATTCCCCTCTAAAATAG GCGTGCCGTTCCCCAAGAACTTCCTGCCGATGGCCAAGACGATCCTGAAGCGTCTGTTCCGCGTGTACGCGCACATCTACCACCAGCACTTCCCCGAGGTGGTGCAGCTCGGCGAGGAGGCGCACCTCAACACTTCCTTCAAACACTTCATCTTCTTCGTGCAG GAGTTCAACCTCATCGAGCGGCGAGAGCTGGCGCCGCTGCAGGAACTGATCGAGAAACTCACGGCCAAGGAGGCGCGATGA
- the LOC118270116 gene encoding cytochrome c oxidase subunit NDUFA4 produces the protein MQGLSIESLKKHKALIPLYVCVGIGCAGAVFYLGRLATRNPDVSWNKKSNPEPWEEYRAKQYKFYSPIRDYSKEESPAPKY, from the exons ATGCAAGGTTTATCTATTGAAAGTTTGAAGAAACACAAGGCT TTGATTCCCTTGTACGTGTGCGTGGGCATTGGATGCGCGGGCGCTGTGTTCTACTTGGGCAGGCTGGCCACACGCAACCCTGATGTGTCCTGGAACAAGAAGTCAAACCCAGAGCCCTGGGAGGAGTACAGGGCCAAGCAATACAAG TTCTACTCGCCCATCAGAGACTACTCCAAAGAGGAGTCCCCGGCTCCCAAGTACTAG
- the LOC118270042 gene encoding MOB kinase activator-like 1 isoform X1, which produces MSFLFGSRSNKTFKPKKNIPEGTHQYDLMRHAAATLGSGNLRLAVMLPEGEDLNEWVAVNTVDFFNQINMLYGTITEFCTEESCAVMSAGPKYEYHWADGHTVKKPIKCSAPKYIDYLMTWAQDQLDDETLFPSKIGVPFPKNFLPMAKTILKRLFRVYAHIYHQHFPEVVQLGEEAHLNTSFKHFIFFVQEFNLIERRELAPLQELIEKLTAKEAR; this is translated from the exons ATGAgctttttatt TGGAAGTCGTtccaacaaaacatttaaacctAAGAAGAATATACCAGAAGGCACACATCAGTATGACTTGATGCGACATGCAGCCGCCACGCTGGGCTCCGGGAACCTTCGGCTCGCGGTGATGTTACCTGAAGGGGAGGACCTCAATGAGTGGGTTGCCGTTAACA CCGTGGACTTCTTCAACCAGATCAACATGCTGTACGGTACCATCACGGAGTTCTGCACGGAGGAGTCGTGCGCCGTGATGTCGGCGGGGCCCAAGTACGAGTACCACTGGGCAGACGGGCACACCGTCAAGAAGCCCATCAAGTGCTCCGCGCCCAAGTACATCGACTACCTCATGACGTGGGCGCAGGACCAGCTCGACGACGAAACTCTATTCCCCTCTAAAATAG GCGTGCCGTTCCCCAAGAACTTCCTGCCGATGGCCAAGACGATCCTGAAGCGTCTGTTCCGCGTGTACGCGCACATCTACCACCAGCACTTCCCCGAGGTGGTGCAGCTCGGCGAGGAGGCGCACCTCAACACTTCCTTCAAACACTTCATCTTCTTCGTGCAG GAGTTCAACCTCATCGAGCGGCGAGAGCTGGCGCCGCTGCAGGAACTGATCGAGAAACTCACGGCCAAGGAGGCGCGATGA